The sequence TATCTCCTGTGGGGGGACCTCTCTGTGGAGAGACACTCTGGTTTGGGGGTCTGTGACTCTACAGGGCACCACAGCAGGGCGGTCCAGGCGCAGGTATACCAGCTCTATGTGAATGGGAGACGGCACGAACAGGTTGTCTTTGTCTGTCGAGAGGGAGAACCAATATTAAGGGTTAACTTACTGGTAgaccaaattaaaaaaataaataaatgcatgattctatggaaatagaaagttaaaaccacacttcagaacattctccatggagatagatgcattCTATGCCACACTGTAGAATATTATcgtcaaaggaaaaacatttccatggaaacaagcaagccAATGAGTTAggcttgtggagatgcaagttcactcagagtaaggacggATGTTTTTTAGTGCAAAATATTCAACCAAAAtgatgtgcttttattttttatcttttttgcgGGTGGCAGTCCTTTCCACCAGATGATTTATAAAGTACACCTTTAAGAATAAGACTGTAAGAAAATGCTTATGTTATGAATCTTCCccagtttaaacatttgtaaGTTATAAGTATCTTCTCACCATTGAAGTAGATATATGTAGAGTAGCTCCGGTCAGTGTCTTTGGAGCACTCTTTTCCATCACAGAGAATGACCCAGCAGCTGTAGAGCCCAGTGTCAGCAGCTGAGGGTGCTGTGAGGATCATCTGGCCATATTTGTCTATCTGATTAATGCTGCaatacatcaaatataaaaGAGAAAATTAACATAATCATAAAACAGACCATTTAACtctaaaatagaacaaaaatggGAAGTTAGCAAGCTAAAAACTTAATAATAACTAAGCCATGAATAAACAGTTAAACTCAACTAAAACTCTCataaataaaaccaggactaaactgggactacacctTGATATAAACCAAATCTGACGTTATGTCCAGAATTATGGGCAATATGATCATCCAATGTTGTTGTCAAAATCCAGGacttaacatggactaaaccaggtctaaaccagaactaaaccaggacaactcTCTCTACTTGAGCCAGGAATCACTCAAGGCGTCCAGGTAGGATTTATAAGCCCAACTGATGTTGCTGCATAATTCCAGGtcttaacatggactaaaccaggggcaaaccagatctaaaccaggacttcttATTACCTTAGCCTTGAGTCATTGTATTTGTCCAGATATGATGGATAGCCCCACCCCATGTTGCTTCCTTTGCACCTCAGCTCCACAGACCTTCCCGGGGGGAGGACAGTGACATTCCCAAGCCGGAGAAAGCGTCCCTTCTCCAGGACTTGCGTGAGGAGGGACTGGCCTCTGCCtcctggctctttggttttggGAGGACGGGGTTTGACTTTTTTTCCAGGTCGAACACGGCTGTCCCCTGGATCTTTCTTACGTCTGGGCTGCTGTTGGCAAAGTCCTAGACATAATCAAATAGGGCTGAATCATTTGGGTAAGATATCcacttgtgatttttctgacaagagattggatttgtgatttatgttttaacaatagGATTCTGtgcaaagttcacattttaaattgacaaaggaactgacaaaaagatGCATGtctgtgcagatctaaactacaaggttagcagtttatgcagaatatgacaggagattttgttgtttgtggaggaattaATGGTACTTTGATTCGATTATGATTAATCTTGGAGCCCTACAATCAAAACAAACTAATCTGAAtatatgggtttcagcttccttttTATAGGTGACATATTggggacttttcaccattcaaaagagataatatttagttttgaagtgttaattgctatggcaacagtgctaattTCCATCACTTTTAAAACCGATGATtacaaagatacaaaaaaatatgagACAGCTCTCTTATGAATGATTTGTTTGTATAATATAGTGTTAATTAAAACTGCTGATTTTATACATGCAATGAAAATAATGAGAAAATTCTGGCCATAAacagacaaggactaaaccagatcattTGACATTAGAATGTAGAGGGGACTGTCTGGTCAGGTAAGgtctaaatatggactaaaacGTGATATTCTGATGTGAATAGGTATTTATTGTTAAGGAAATCCTGATGTCTAACAATATGCTAGTTATGACAATAGAACCTTTCAGACACACTGATAAATCTTCTGTAATAGTTGTTTGCCATCCACTGCCCAAACATTCACTGCTGCAAATGTGCACATATTTCAGAAAACCATTTGCATTTCTAGTGCACTCTAGGGAAGGTTTTTGTAATGTGAAAGTAAACTAGAAATGCCTGTCTTCTTTCCTACAGCTGAGATAACACTGAAACAGGAAGAGTGAAACTTATTCCTGGCACAAAACCTTCAAACCCAGATTTTGCTTTCTCTCTCAGCAGATCCAGCAACTTCAGGGTTGGGGATTGTTTTCTTCTTTCATAAAGAATCATCATAACAGAATAGAGAGCTGTTGACAGGCTTTATTAGAAACGCCTGGTGCAAATACagctgctcttctggctctggaGAATCACTTAGAGCCATGTGGAAAAGTTGACTGGTACGgcatgtatttttgagctaGGTTTTGGAcaagtatttaaaaataagcaattaaatgGATAAAGATGTTTGGGGAGTAGTTTTCTGTTCCTCTATAAAAACCTCTTACTAATTGGCATATGCAGTTTTTACAAATGCATAGGGCCCTGCCAAGTTACCACTAGGGGTCCCTCAACAGTTGACATAAAAAGGGTATTCCTACTATTCCTACATTTGACTAATTatttaataatgatgatgatgatgatgatgatgatgatgatgatgatgatgataataataataataataatgttattattattattattattattattattattattattattatatactatCATACAGGTTTTATTCAACTTAATCTAATTATTTATTCTGATtacaggtggaaattaagaATTTAGCTATAACCTGGCTCAAACTATATATTGATAGCTACAATAATGAACCTCTCAATTTGTAAAACTGAAACAGTGCCCACAAGAAACATGTTAATCTTGCATAGCAGATGTTGAAATATAAATGAGCAGGCTTTATCCTATGGCTGTGCTTCAAAATTATAGATCAGGCTATTACtagtgttaaaggtgcactatgcaagtTTTTTAGTCATTACATTACACACTTGTAATGTAATGCCTAAGTGCAATGTAGTGTAATGCAATaaggtggaacatttcaggtaaatcAGTAACCCCTCCATAGAGACATGCAGATGGCAGATCTTCTAcaacaaaaagttacacagtgtagatTTAAGTTACTGTCATCTAAGTTTTCAAATTACCTTCAAATTACCTTGTTTATGTCATGTTTGGAAATGGACTCACCAGTTTGGAGCTCCACCAAAACCAGAATAACACACAGAATAACGCAGGTCTTCATCATAGACTCAGTGAAGTGTTTTTGTTAGAtctgtgtctgctgctgctccatTGTGTTCAGGATCAgatggagagaaaagggggaaaaTAACTCTGGACTGGACCTGAGTTTCCTCCCCGCTTTCACGGGGAGGTGATGGGGacgcgccctctgctggactgAAGAGTGAATTGCAACCGAATGACAAATTACAGCAGATAGTTGAGAAGCATAGAAGAGTATGTTGCAAACGTATCTCAAGATTTAAACCTATTaacaaaatcaaatgtaatagtttgaagacgtgtgtattctggatcctcTCCAAGAAAAAGCCATTTaagggtttcagcttcctataCCTACATtatttccccattcaaaagatacaacattttgttttaaattgttaattgctatgacattggtccaaatttttcatcattctgaaattcATGGACAAGCCAATAATGTAATGTCTGCAAAAATCCACTTGAGGGCGTCATTTTCATGTTAAACCAGATTGTTGCTTGGTCTATGGACTTGTTTTCCTGACAATCCAGAAtgatgtctctctgtcttttttatacagactgagtgaagaattgaagaagtgtgtattctaaaTCCCAGGCAATGGGCTTGTTGCAGGTGTAGTAAATTTACAAGAGATAATTTAGTACTACAGGAATCTCAGTATCCACAGAAAAAGACAAATCAAACTTCACTTCATGAAATAGCATTAGTAATAGTCGTCCATGATTTTTGATGAGATAGTCTCTTTATTCTGAAGTCTAAATTGTGTTTCGAGTTGCAATAGACAATAGAAACTATTGCTTTTACCATATAGAAGATAAGTAGTTTCATCTGGGCAAATATCCAACTTTGATATCTGGTGTTGGGCATCAATATCTGGAATAATCTCTAATATGACACcagatacatacatttattttgagtttgcaCAAAGTGAAACAATATTTGACCCACTTTTTACCTACACACTGAAAAAGTAATGTCTGGGCAATTTGAAAAGTACTTGAATTAATACTATTTGTCTTGATTTGAGTAGATTTGACTTTTCACGTAAAATTATCTTCCAAAGACCTGCAAAATGAAACCATTTCCCTTAATTTAAAGGTGTGCATGTTGGAGAACATACACTACCTACCTAcatgtctccatgcagatgatATTTTTAGGAATAAAAAAACTagttgagtaaatgcaagatagatgtgtttaatgccgtaccatggaacatttcaggcaaagcagcagTTGGTAGATGCCCCACCAAACAACAATGCATTGAATTCAATACTTTCAACAATGGATATTCATTTATGCACACTGCACAGACTGCCCTCAAACTGTCCGTTCCTCCTTTATTCTATCAATCAGAAGAATCAAAGAAGTATAAATGTGTTCTAAAAAATATTGATTACGAAGAAGGTAGTAGccaatactgttaaaaatatgaatatatgtaGGCCAGTTTACAGTTTAATGTCGTAGTGTGAATCATGCAagcaaagcagtgacatctctATGAATACAGGCAGACTGCACCATTAGGTCAAGTTACTGGTCATATCTCTGGAGAGGCGACCTTGCTCACATTTActatcacagtaaaaaaaaacagtacattaGAAatacctataattgaataaatgctaaacagataggtttaatgccaaacattccaagtaaagcaataatatctcaattattattaaactataaTGGAAATATAtgaaactaggtctaaaccaaaacagaactggacatggagtaaaccaggactgagacaaACCCAATCTATAAAGTCTGTACTTAGCGATTCAAGTACCACAGTTTGACAACATTGTTCACATTTAGTAAAGTGTagtaaaaaatgtatgcaacaatATGGTGTGTGAAATAACATATGAGGAGAGACGTTTATACACAGTATTCAAATCTGTTATCATGCCTCTTGTCAGTttataacacaaaatatatactgcctgtcattaaaaaaaaaatacaaattcattTAAAATC is a genomic window of Periophthalmus magnuspinnatus isolate fPerMag1 unplaced genomic scaffold, fPerMag1.2.pri scaffold_224_arrow_ctg1, whole genome shotgun sequence containing:
- the LOC117393525 gene encoding platelet-derived growth factor receptor-like protein, translated to MMKTCVILCVILVLVELQTGLCQQQPRRKKDPGDSRVRPGKKVKPRPPKTKEPGGRGQSLLTQVLEKGRFLRLGNVTVLPPGRSVELRCKGSNMGWGYPSYLDKYNDSRLSINQIDKYGQMILTAPSAADTGLYSCWVILCDGKECSKDTDRSYSTYIYFNDKDNLFVPSPIHIELVYLRLDRPAVVPCRVTDPQTRVSLHREVPPQEISTNGTGVTFDPTQGFVLEGPGPELQGVFYCKAQSRGAPQISTKYQLLYVEVPSGAPFVSVEKSPDFVMEGDSVNVTCTVLGEPEVPIHFNWIYPNQPSRPVQVHSSWRLVKRGLGHTTRVSQSVLVIKEMNRRSFGSYICKAKNKYGETIVATNVQSG